The genomic window GAAAGAGTCGTCTGGGGTCAGGAggcgtttggtggtggcttctGTGGCTCAGGGGCAGATGATATGCAGAACTCGAGCACGGCTCCATGGAGGGGGTTGCGGAGAGGCAGTCTACGAACTCTGGGCACGATTGAGTCACTGATGATATTGACAGAATGGCACCCTCGCGCCCTCCACTTCCCGCCAAACGAAGCCACTGACGAGCTACTCCTTCCTGACTTTAGCTCCCAGAGCCCGGTGGATAGTGACAGCCACCGGCCTGGGGGGAGGATTGGGGGCCCCAGAATTGAAAGCTGGCTTGAGCCGGCGTGGCGGAGTGATAGGATGTGCTGGATGCTGCTGAGCACAGGGATGGGCTTGGCGTATGAGTTGGGCGTGTTTGATGACATCGACGAGCTGCTCGCCACAGGGGCTATTGCTAGGCCAGAgtatgaagaagaagcgtACCGGCTCCGAGCGAGCAGGATCAAGAGGCTGCTTCTAATTTACCTCAGCCAACTGGCCGGTAGGTTGGGCTGGACGAACATGGTACCTGACGAGCTGCGGAGGTCGGACGAGAAGTACACCTTCAAGAGGAGGCCCAATACTGTGGAGGGCAACACGCCCGGGACTAACCAGTCGTCACTGTCCAACGTTTTCAACTACATACCTGATTTGGAGCTCGACGATCAAATCATCCACTGCTGGGCGGGCATCAGCAACGCGATGCACCTCGGCAACGAGAAATTGTTCAGGTCGAGGAAGCACACGACTGATATCATCCAGAGCGGGAGCTACATTTCTCTTCTCAAAGAGTTCCAGCCGCTGCTGAGGGACTGGTGGAATCATTTTGAACGATTCCGAATGCCCCCATACATCAGACACATACTCACGATTGAGTATGAGTACGTCCGCATCTATATCAACTCGCTCTCCCTTCAGGCTGTCGTCGAACGGTGCACTAACAACGCCGGCGGGGGGCCTAACGGGGGCAATGGTACCGCGaccggaggggagggaggcggcaGTGTATCGGGGCAATCTGGACCGCAGCTGTCACCCCAGACACAGCACTACTACGGCAAGCTGCCTTTGGGCCAGCTAGGCggttttggtgttgaggacCAGGAGTAtgtgagggaggttgttAATGGCAGCCGAAACCTGCTCCGGACCGTGGTCGAGGGGTTGCTGCCGGATGATTACCTGAAGCACGCGCCGGTGAGGACGTATTTCAGAATTATCTCTGGGGCTATGTTCTTGCTCAAGACCTTTGCGCTGGGGGCACCCAAATCGGATGTGGAGATTAGCATTGGGCTGATGGATCAGACTGTCAGCGCGTTGAGGAACtgtgtggtggatgatgtgcACTTGGGCATTAGGTTTGCGGATATGCTGGAGACGTtgacggggaggttgaggaacaGGTTTATCCAtgcgccgcctccaccagcaccgccagcggGGTCGGCTACgggacagcaacagcaggatggaatgggggggatggtggggctTCATGGGGATGCTAATGGGCATCAACATGGGGGCGTGAATGGGCACGGgctgcatcatcagcacTCCCATCACAACAATAATGGGGTGGCGGATCCgtggttgaagttgagggagggggctggtgctgctggtatgttttcttcttgttttccGCACCACAGCCAAATCTTGCTAACCTCTTGTGTCAAGAACGATCTGCAACCCCAGCCAACATATCGGCCACACCATGGGATCTCACCACGGGCAATTTCCCTTACCCGACTGGCTCGGCATCCATGTTTggaccctccaccccagccgCAACCACAGGTCTGGACAATACCAATGGCAACGGCAACTCTGCTC from Podospora pseudoanserina strain CBS 124.78 chromosome 7 map unlocalized CBS124.78p_7.2, whole genome shotgun sequence includes these protein-coding regions:
- the ARO80 gene encoding zinc finger transcriptional activator (COG:S; EggNog:ENOG503NZS1), whose translation is MAQFAASAAQLSMSPISPAAALSSSGAAGGSASGPPPLSGSAGAGSGVGGAVSPPLRPGHHREQSQSSVAQVQGGSGQPQQHKRVYQACIPCRRRKVRCDLGSVDDPHEPPCVRCRRESKECYFSATRRKRKIDDGSVEEDPEQDEYILRNGRKSLRTTVESPASSTAAYDRRLYSEVPLTPGGSRGRSIPLKRPNDLASTRGRGGSVGGGGEFGNGEPNTPLENFEAKTMMRREVYGPHDALDLLYKAATDNSSHKIDENPAPSRRATQSQAHSHSHSHSIHAHNHVDSRKSSNTITPGTYHHTRHPSRADGPTVDQQIDPELSKTEQLPDLGKEEALKAWARFRFVRAGWFTAQEAIDYIEYYYKYLSPLTPISPPTFQTPSSHLTLLTEEPILTVTLLTIASRYRKMPGTGGHCRSHAIHEQLWTYLRGMIERVVWGQEAFGGGFCGSGADDMQNSSTAPWRGLRRGSLRTLGTIESLMILTEWHPRALHFPPNEATDELLLPDFSSQSPVDSDSHRPGGRIGGPRIESWLEPAWRSDRMCWMLLSTGMGLAYELGVFDDIDELLATGAIARPEYEEEAYRLRASRIKRLLLIYLSQLAGRLGWTNMVPDELRRSDEKYTFKRRPNTVEGNTPGTNQSSLSNVFNYIPDLELDDQIIHCWAGISNAMHLGNEKLFRSRKHTTDIIQSGSYISLLKEFQPLLRDWWNHFERFRMPPYIRHILTIEYEYVRIYINSLSLQAVVERCTNNAGGGPNGGNGTATGGEGGGSVSGQSGPQLSPQTQHYYGKLPLGQLGGFGVEDQEYVREVVNGSRNLLRTVVEGLLPDDYLKHAPVRTYFRIISGAMFLLKTFALGAPKSDVEISIGLMDQTVSALRNCVVDDVHLGIRFADMLETLTGRLRNRFIHAPPPPAPPAGSATGQQQQDGMGGMVGLHGDANGHQHGGVNGHGLHHQHSHHNNNGVADPWLKLREGAGAAERSATPANISATPWDLTTGNFPYPTGSASMFGPSTPAATTGLDNTNGNGNSAHSHNNGLDTNAFLDDWTNPGNEMWYLPTGPAFFQNIDNSTSVSMTAEGVNVGGLDLLEYMAMDNPMDGFGMDGSGF